ACCAAGAGGAAAGATGGGGGCTGAGATGGGACGGCAGCAAAGATGGGACCaggggaggaaagaaagaatggagggagggatggaaggatggatggatggatggatggatggatgaagagATGAaaaggtggagagatggagggatgactAAAGCAAAAGCAGTCTGAACAGGTGTGGGACGAGGGGGATGTtttgggggtgtgtgtctgaagcTCCTCTTCTCTTGAGTGTGGAGCTCTTTGCTTGGTCTCTATAGGAGGGCTACATTTATCTGGATGCTTTACTGGAAGCCATTTGCTAAAGGTGaatgccaatgtgtgtgtagaacatCAGATGTTTATGACCACTAGATTTCtttcaaatgagtgtgtgtaagtctaCAGTACAGTGAATAGTACATGATCAAGCAGCAGAATCCTTAGATAAATACTTGGCTCTACCATAATGTAACAGAGATTACTCCTATGAAGCACGGCTAAAACTGCAACATGAGACAGACTTGTTAAACTAAGCTGAAGACCACTTGCGAAAGCAATATAGCATATGTAGGCAGCAGGTTTTAGCTGACGTTTACCTCAAGATGCAAGCATGTTGATGTACCCTGTGTGTTAAGAAGACGTGGTGGTGCTAACTGCCTTCACTGGCTAAGTATTTGGGCTAAAAATAAGGGGTCGGCCATTTTGAGTGTGGGCAGTTGGGTGGATGCCAGGTAAACTAATACACTGCAAGCATGGGGGCGAGAGAGGAGGCAGGATCAAAGGCACGACGGAGCACCAGCGAGAAAAAAaactggatggatggatatatACGCCCAATGTCATGTGAAAAGGAATAACAAAAAcagtaaataaaaaacaaaaacaggatgtCAATCTACCTCAAGTTTCCGGAGCTCTTCTTCTTCCTAAGAGGAAGAACAGATTGGGTCACTGGTttgggagggagagaaacaaaagtaaaagagaacaagagagagagaaagagatagagagaggagagcgagaaagaaagagagagaaagaaagaaagagagagagagagagagagagagagagagagagatagatagatagatagatagatagatagatagacagaaggAAATAACGAGAGCTGGATGAAGAGTGCAatatggagtgagtgagagatagaggcaTGCTTTTGGaagagtgtttgttttgtttaatggAGTCTACAGGGACGTATCAGGCTGGCAGGAAGCAGCTACtaaggagagatgaggaagaggaggttaaaaacagaggaggggagcgagggcagaggagaggagaggagaggaaagaagagaagtGGTGGGGGTATGGGGAGGGCGAAGAGAACACAGACTCGAGAACGACGGCAGATCACAAggcaggaaaagaaaagagagagaaaaaaaaacaccacaacacaaaactgaaaaaaaagaaaaataaataacgacaacaacaacaccgcCCATCCTTCACCGCCTTGGCAAAGGCCTTCTCTGATCTGGGCaaagcacacccacacagcctAGGActaagggaggggggaggagagcagggctTGGGAGCCATGTTACCTCGGACATCAAATCCTCTTCTCCCTGCGGAAAAGGAAGCGGAGAGAAGGacaagggggtgggggtggggatgtggggCAAAGAGGGGGTCATTGGCATGGAGGAGGAATGGAGGCACATAGGGGCGGAGAGGGTTATCACGGAAGTAGATACGTATGTAGGCCTGTATGTTAGACACTATCGGGAAGCTGTTTAGTGATCAGTTCAACTCATCGTTTGTTCTAGTTTGGCCTGGTGTCACCTTTGATGACTATCCCTTCTCTGTGTGAACATACtgcacagtactgtatgtggaatgGCATGCTGCTTACACTTTAAAGCATTTGTGTTTTCAAAAGGAATATGGCGACATATGGGAGTGCGCAAAATGTTATGGTTATACTTTCAAACATTTGCATGTGATGGGGATGTGTGTTGTATTCTTTCTAACTAGAATGAATTAGCGGTGTGATCTGTTAATGCCATGTATTTTGTTAGTTGACTTGAGAGACTGACTTTGCCGATGTTTTATGTATTTTCATATAGACTTCTCTTAGCTTTTAGATCTTGCGTCGGAAATTAATGTCTGATTGAATTTTTAGTCAGTGGCATGAATCAATGCACAAGAGCATCCAATTAATAAATGTATCCAATCAGTGTATCCAAGTGGGCAAAAACAATCCATCTGCGGAAGATAGAAAGGGGGCAGTAGTGGTAGTCACTGGGCCTACAAAATGAGGCGCACAGGTCTCTACGAACAAAGAGAAGTGGGGGGGTTAGCGTCTCTGTGGAATACTAAGAGCAGCCAAAATCACAGGGATGCACACCACACGCAAAatacacaacaacaaagtccaatcaaatcaaatccaattcaattcaattcaaggtaACGTTTTAACtaataatactttttttttttttttcacagacacagtgactacaccagcaaagagagaggatgagagagataaGAACTACAGCTACACAGACCACACTCCAAGAGCCAAATCTACCTCGGACATGGGTTGATCGTCTTCACCCTAAAACAACGGATAGTGATTATTAGCGTTTGACTTAGCACAGCTGATCTATTCTTTAGCAAGTCTTTGTTAAACAATCCCACCATACTCCGGccctctggaaaaaaaagaggacaccCGTATTGCGCATCTATCGCATTCTGGCAACATGGTATCTTAAGGTCAGGGCAAACAACATCCCAATGTCAGAACTCAAGACGATACATCCAATATCTGGTGGTTGTAAAGAATAAGGTTCAGTTAACTGTCAGCAAATGTGACTTGATGCAAAAAAGCGCAACTCCGAATATCTCAACAACAGCGCCCCTGGAACCGGAAAAGCCACCATTTCTGTGATCTAAACATTGCTTTGCGCGTGGTGGTTTTGCCTCGTTTTGTCTGCAGTATGTATTTTGTTCTCAATTGAGTACCTGCCTTAACACATTGCCATTTCAATACATTTCTTAATGTTTTAATTTCTGCCTGAGAAATGTAAGTTCTTGTCAGAGCAGTTGACCTATACTCCgatctaaataaataaataaataaataattaaataaatgaagTTCTGTTGTTGTTCTGTTCATAAAGCATCTCTACCCTCATTTTGCATTCAAGACCACAATACCACAGCTGACCATGAGGCACTGGGCAGGCGGCGCCAGGCGGGCAAGATGCTGCTTTGGTAGTCCTCATATAGCCAGAGGGGAAGGTgctagcagcacacacacacacacacacacacacacacacacacacacacacacacacacacacacacacacacacacacacacacacacacacacacacacacacacacacacacacacacacacacacacacacacacacacacacacacacacacacacacacacacacacacacacacacacacaaaagtagtgATAATGAATCCACCAGTGGCACTATACCTGGATTAAAAACACCTTTGGCAAtgagtgacctttgacctataAGCGCATCTTTAAGCAGACGCCGTGATGAGAATAGTAAGTTTGGCCTTGATGTGGCCCAGTACTGGTGGACAGCCGGGCCAATACAGAGGTCTTAAACTGCTGGCATATTAAATCCAGGTCAAACCAGAGGCGCTGTTGTTGCACACAGTTGAAGCTGCCCTACAGTACGTCATGAGAAATGTTGCACGTCCATTACGTCTGGCAAGTGCAGGAGCAGTTAGTCATACTCATCCAATACAGCACACCTTATTTACAGACCCCAGGCTGCCATGGTAACATTAGTTTTGCCTTCAACATCACTGGCGAGCCATTATAATGTCAAAAAAGACCATATTTTATGATAAAAATACACAGGCCACAGTTCAGGCTTTTGCAAAAGGCAATACCATATGGCACATTTGTCAGGTAAATTATTCCTCTACTTATTAAATGAATTATAAGTACATTAAAATCATACATTTGAATCTtaattcatttgtatatttactgtatattttagGTAATAACAACATCAGGATTGGCTATGATAATGTTGATGGATCCTTATCTATGATTAATTATGATGAATAACTTCCATGATAATAATGGGTTTCTTATGACTTATGAAATAGTTTGGAAATAAGTTATTGCTTCTATCTTACCTTTTCATCTTCGGCTTCTCCCTCACCCTCCTAGAAGATGGAGGGACAAAACAGAAGCTCAGACAGGTCATGTCATTACTGTAGTTACTTTAGCAATCATTTGCACTAATATATCTTTAAGGATAACCTGACTATTTAAAGGCATTATCACCTCTACCAAGAATTATATTGTATGGATGACAGAAATATAAAATGaatcatatatatttttaaaatatgctTTCAATGAGAGATTTACCTGGGGTTCCTCCTCTACACCTCttttctaaacaaacaaacaaaaaagaaaagaaaagttgAATTAGACACAGCAAGACATGGCTCGTCATGGCAACATCTGACAAGGAAGAGACAGAAGACCTCTAGAAACTCCACTCGAGCTGatctacatacagtagcacaaGACACCACTCACAGATCAAACCAACCACTATCACTACACAACCAACTAAGTCACTACTACAGGGAACAGTTGCACCAAAGACTGGTGCAACTGAACAACATGGGTGACCCCAACAATCAAACAGTTCTAGAATGTAAGAGGTGAGCATCAACACAACAAGAAAAACATGGAGAAGGCAGGGAAGGGGACACTAATGTTTATGGTCTATGgtgcggaggagagaggggtgagcaCACAAACCCTCAGGACGTTATGGtgaagaggaaaaaagggaaatggaaaacatgtgaaggTTAACAGGGGAGTGCACACAAGAATGGGAGGATAGGCGACATGAAGTCAAGATCTAAGGATAGGCGACATGAACAAGGGAGGACTGAAGGAGAAAAAGGGATGATGCAAGACCAGGGACGGAGACGCAGGAGGGGAGAACACAGAAGAAACACCAAGGAGGTTCTAAAGCTTGGGAGCAATTACACTCTCATCTtccgctgcctcctcctcctcttcttcctcctcttcttcttcttcctcctcctcctcctcctcttccccctcttcggCGGCAGCTTCTGTTGTCTCCTTCTCAGCCTCTTCTGCAGGAGCCTCCTCTTGCGCGGCGGCGTCCTCCTCCGCGGGAGCTGCCCCATCCtctgctttctcctcctccgtcaCCTGCTCCTCCTCAGCGTGTCCGTTTTGCTCCTCCGTTGGCACCCCCTTTTTCTAGAGGAGGAgtgaagggagggggggacgCAGCGCCACCCCCAAACGcaaggtggaggaagaggagagaaatatcaaacatgttagaATACATATGGCCatcaatgtgtgagtgtgtgtgtgtgtgtgtgtgtgtgtctggaaaggAGGCGTATCCTTTAAGGAGAagtttcctcctcctctatgcctctttgtgtgtgtttgtgtttgtgtttgtgtgtgtgtgtgtgtgtgtgtgtgtgtgtgtgtgtgtgtgtgtgtgtgtgtgtgtgtgtgtgtgtgtgtgtgtgtgtgtgtgtgtgtggaaaggagGCGTATCCTTTAAGGAGAagtttcctcctcctctatgcctctttgtgtgtgtttgtgtgtgtgtgtgtgtgtgtgtgtgtgtgtgtgtgtgtgtgtgtgtgtggaaaggagGCGTATCCTTTAAGGAGAagtttcctcctcctctatgcctctttgtgtgtgtttgtgtgtgtgtgtgtgtgtgtgtgtgtgtgtgtgtgtggtgggaaggGTAGGAGGGAGGATTATGGGGAGGCTGGGTActagaatgagggagagagaaaggggggaaaagggAGTAAGTTCAATCACAAACAGCAGGCCAGGAGACAGGATTCCTCCGACATGGAATGTTtctgagtatatgtgtgtagatagatagatagatagatagatagatagattcatCCCGAGGAAAATTTtacatttgtatgtgtctgtctgtaaatgtgcaagtgtacagtatgtgtgtgtatctgaagtgtgtgtcagagattcTCAGGAGCTGAACACAGCAGACTGTGGAGGCTGTATGACATCATATGCCAGCCACCCTGTGGATATACTCTCATCACGAGAGACTTCTGTGGTTACAGCAATACTACACCAGTGCTGGCAATTTAgtacaaatgtacagtatgcattacGTTTCAACTGAAGTTTGAAGTAGGTTTAAACCGGTTACTTTCAACAGATATAACAGAATGCTTTAACAACTGTAAGTCACAACTATGCCATGTACGTGCttgataaaaacacacattctaATGTCAACACAAAACATAGCAAATAGCAATAGATATTCATTACAAGttaaacatgtaaaaaaaaaatgaaaacacatgCAAAGATTATTAGTCACACAACAAACTAACATGGCAACAAATGGCATCAGTCATGACGAACACAGTACGGGAATAGAGGAGGTAACTGAAGGAGAAAAAACACCACACAGGTCGCTGGGGTCAAGCATGACTGGACAAAGAGATGGTAAATGGTGATAAATAAGTCAGAGAATTACTGTCGAGTCATCATCCTGGGGTTCCTCTGCATCAGTTCCATTCTGGAGAACAGGTGGTTCTACCACCTGGTGAGCTGCCTGTGCcaaaagagatgagtgtccGATTTGATGAGTCAAACCATATGGACTCCCAAAAGCCCAGTGGACTGTTAGAACATATCTAAACACTTGCCAGATCAATGAAAAGTCTACTTCTAATCCTTAACGTTTAATCAACACCAATACCAATGCTGTCAAATTCAGTTTATACTTAACGTTTaatcaacacaaacaccaatGTTTTTAAATTCAGCTAGTGGCTCCCAACAATCATTTAACCGTCTGTCTGTTCAGTTCTTTCAAAAaattaaaggaaaaaaaaaaaaaaaacctctggcgTTCTTACACAACCTTGCCTCACAAACATCGTGACTCGGTCCAAGCCATAAacaattccagccaatcagcacataGCTTCAGGAAGATGGTAGGAAGGGATGTACTTTCATTGGCTGTTGAGGTTGCATATCAACAGCTTTTCACCAGTATCATGGGCTCTAATACAAGCCTTGCATACTACTATATATCTGTGTAATGCTGAGGGGCCTCATTGATACTATATTTCCAATCTGTGAAACACTGAGGGCAAAACTGAGATTAGGTCCCGCCCCCGTCCAAACAATCAACTCATCGTTCTAATCCAAAACCTTTTCCTACATATCAGGCATGACAGA
The Sardina pilchardus chromosome 13, fSarPil1.1, whole genome shotgun sequence genome window above contains:
- the LOC134099089 gene encoding SH3 domain-binding glutamic acid-rich protein-like isoform X3 produces the protein MVIKVYLATASGSTAIKKKQQDVLGFLEALKIDYTQLDIACNEENRRWMRENVPGEKKPENGIPLPPQIFNEESYCGDYETFFDAKEDNDVYTFLGLPPPPGFKAAHQVVEPPVLQNGTDAEEPQDDDSTKKGVPTEEQNGHAEEEQVTEEEKAEDGAAPAEEDAAAQEEAPAEEAEKETTEAAAEEGEEEEEEEEEEEEEEEEEEEAAEDESKRGVEEEPQEGEGEAEDEKGEDDQPMSEEEEELRKLEEEEEEEED
- the LOC134099089 gene encoding SH3 domain-binding glutamic acid-rich protein-like isoform X4, translated to MVIKVYLATASGSTAIKKKQQDVLGFLEALKIDYTQLDIACNEENRRWMRENVPGEKKPENGIPLPPQIFNEESYCGDYETFFDAKEDNDVYTFLGLPPPPGFKAAHQVVEPPVLQNGTDAEEPQDDDSTKKGVPTEEQNGHAEEEQVTEEEKAEDGAAPAEEDAAAQEEAPAEEAEKETTEAAAEEGEEEEEEEEEEEEEEEEEEEAAEDESKRGVEEEPQEGEGEAEDEKEEEELRKLEDEEEAQESEEEEEEEED
- the LOC134099089 gene encoding SH3 domain-binding glutamic acid-rich protein-like isoform X5, giving the protein MVIKVYLATASGSTAIKKKQQDVLGFLEALKIDYTQLDIACNEENRRWMRENVPGEKKPENGIPLPPQIFNEESYCGDYETFFDAKEDNDVYTFLGLPPPPGFKAAHQVVEPPVLQNGTDAEEPQDDDSTKKGVPTEEQNGHAEEEQVTEEEKAEDGAAPAEEDAAAQEEAPAEEAEKETTEAAAEEGEEEEEEEEEEEEEEEEEEEAAEDESKRGVEEEPQEGEGEAEDEKEEEELRKLEEEEEEEED
- the LOC134099089 gene encoding SH3 domain-binding glutamic acid-rich protein-like isoform X1; the encoded protein is MVIKVYLATASGSTAIKKKQQDVLGFLEALKIDYTQLDIACNEENRRWMRENVPGEKKPENGIPLPPQIFNEESYCGDYETFFDAKEDNDVYTFLGLPPPPGFKAAHQVVEPPVLQNGTDAEEPQDDDSTKKGVPTEEQNGHAEEEQVTEEEKAEDGAAPAEEDAAAQEEAPAEEAEKETTEAAAEEGEEEEEEEEEEEEEEEEEEEAAEDESKRGVEEEPQEGEGEAEDEKGEDDQPMSEGEEDLMSEEEEELRKLEDEEEAQESEEEEEEEED
- the LOC134099089 gene encoding SH3 domain-binding glutamic acid-rich protein-like isoform X6 gives rise to the protein MVIKVYLATASGSTAIKKKQQDVLGFLEALKIDYTQLDIACNEENRRWMRENVPGEKKPENGIPLPPQIFNEESYCGDYETFFDAKEDNDVYTFLGLPPPPGFKAAHQVVEPPVLQNGTDAEEPQDDDSTKKGVPTEEQNGHAEEEQVTEEEKAEDGAAPAEEDAAAQEEAPAEEAEKETTEAAAEEGEEEEEEEEEEEEEEEEEEEAAEDESKRGVEEEPQEGEGEAEDEKDEEEAQESEEEEEEEED
- the LOC134099089 gene encoding SH3 domain-binding glutamic acid-rich protein-like isoform X2 gives rise to the protein MVIKVYLATASGSTAIKKKQQDVLGFLEALKIDYTQLDIACNEENRRWMRENVPGEKKPENGIPLPPQIFNEESYCGDYETFFDAKEDNDVYTFLGLPPPPGFKAAHQVVEPPVLQNGTDAEEPQDDDSTKKGVPTEEQNGHAEEEQVTEEEKAEDGAAPAEEDAAAQEEAPAEEAEKETTEAAAEEGEEEEEEEEEEEEEEEEEEEAAEDESKRGVEEEPQEGEGEAEDEKGEDDQPMSEEEEELRKLEDEEEAQESEEEEEEEED
- the LOC134099089 gene encoding SH3 domain-binding glutamic acid-rich protein-like isoform X7, with the translated sequence MVIKVYLATASGSTAIKKKQQDVLGFLEALKIDYTQLDIACNEENRRWMRENVPGEKKPENGIPLPPQIFNEESYCGDYETFFDAKEDNDVYTFLGLPPPPGFKAAHQVVEPPVLQNGTDAEEPQDDDSTKKGVPTEEQNGHAEEEQVTEEEKAEDGAAPAEEDAAAQEEAPAEEAEKETTEAAAEEGEEEEEEEEEEEEEEEEEEEAAEDESKRGVEEEPQEGEGEAEDEKEEEEEEED